A single Triticum dicoccoides isolate Atlit2015 ecotype Zavitan chromosome 2A, WEW_v2.0, whole genome shotgun sequence DNA region contains:
- the LOC119358718 gene encoding 3-hydroxyindolin-2-one monooxygenase-like, with protein sequence MSQLQHGLHELLLLLQARSPSPQAALVVSLLLVCPLLVLLVARRFGTPSTATVTARAREDQLSKLPSPPSRLPIIGHLHLVGPLPHVSLRDLAAEHGRDGLMLLRLGAVPTLIVSSPSAAQAVLRTHDQVFASRAYSPVTDILFYGSTDVAFCPYGEHWRQVKKIATTHLLTNKKVRLVVAKIREAATTGIAMDMSDLLNAFANDIVCHAVAGKSFRKQGHNKLFRELVEANSSLIGGFNLEDYFPVLVKLDFIKRMVCAKARKVNKMWDKLLNSLIDEHARRPASEQGGEESDFIDVLLSIQQEYNLTRDHIKAQLEIMFEAGTDTSFIVLEYAMVRLMQKPHLMNKLKTEVRSTISKGKEMIAEDDLSSLAYLKAVIKETLRLHMPAPLLVPHLSMDDCKINGYIIPSGTHAIVNSWALARDPSSWESAEEFMPERFMEGGSAATMDYKGNDFPYLPFGTGRRICPGINFAIVTIEIMLANLMYHFDWKLPSESMEASISMTESFGVTVHRKEKLLLVPVVPED encoded by the exons ATGTCGCAGTTGCAGCATGGCCTccacgagctgctgctgctgctgcaggcgAGGTCGCCGTCTCCACAGGCAGCCCTAGTGGTCTCTCTGCTGCTCGTCTGTCCACTTCTCGTACTCCTCGTGGCACGTCGCTTCGGGACGCCGTCGACGGCCACCGTCACCGCGAGAGCCAGAGAAGATCAGCTGAGCAAGCTGCCTTCTCCTCCCAGCAGGCTCCCCATCATCGGCCACCTGCACCTCGTCGGCCCCCTCCCGCACGTCTCGCTCCGAGACCTCGCCGCCGAGCACGGACGCGATGGACTCATGCTCCTCCGCCTTGGTGCCGTCCCAACGCTCATCGTGTCCTCGCCGAGCGCCGCGCAGGCCGTGCTGCGCACCCACGACCAGGTGTTCGCGTCCCGGGCCTACTCCCCCGTCACCGACATCCTCTTCTACGGCTCCACGGACGTCGCTTTCTGCCCCTACGGCGAGCACTGGCGGCAGGTCAAGAAGATCGCCACCACGCACCTCCTCACCAACAAGAAG GTGAGGTTGGTGGTGGCCAAGATCCGGGAGGCGGCCACCACTGGCATCGCCATGGACATGAGTGACCTCCTCAACGCATTCGCCAACGACATCGTCTGCCATGCTGTGGCCGGTAAGTCTTTCAGAAAACAAGGCCACAACAAGCTCTTCCGGGAGCTCGTCGAGGCCAACTCGTCGCTCATCGGCGGTTTCAACCTGGAAGACTACTTCCCAGTGTTGGTGAAGCTGGACTTCATCAAGAGGATGGTGTGCGCCAAGGCCCGGAAGGTGAATAAGATGTGGGACAAACTTCTCAATAGCCTCATCGATGAGCATGCAAGAAGGCCCGCGTCAGAACAAGGCGGCGAGGAAAGTGACTTCATCGACGTGTTGCTTTCCATTCAACAAGAGTACAATCTTACTAGAGACCATATTAAGGCTCAGTTGGAG ATCATGTTTGAAGCTGGCACAGATACATCGTTCATAGTGTTGGAATATGCCATGGTTCGGCTCATGCAAAAACCCCACCTCATGAATAAGCTGAAAACCGAGGTCAGGAGCACTATATCCAAGGGGAAAGAAATGATTGCTGAAGACGATCTGAGCAGTTTGGCCTACCTAAAGGCAGTCATCAAAGAGACACTTCGGCTCCATATGCCCGCACCGCTCCTTGTGCCTCACCTCTCCATGGACGACTGCAAAATTAATGGCTACATCATACCATCAGGGACGCATGCCATCGTCAACAGCTGGGCTCTTGCAAGGGATCCTAGTAGCTGGGAGAGCGCAGAAGAGTTCATGCCTGAGAGGTTCATGGAAGGTGGTAGCGCTGCAACTATGGACTACAAGGGAAACGATTTCCCCTACTTGCCCTTTGGAACTGGGCGGAGGATATGCCCAGGTATCAACTTTGCTATTGTGACCATTGAAATCATGCTAGCAAATCTCATGTACCACTTTGACTGGAAGCTACCATCAGAATCAATGGAAGCTAGCATCAGTATGACTGAATCATTTGGGGTAACAGTGCACCGAAAGGAGAAGCTCCTCCTTGTCCCTGTAGTGCCGGAAGATTAA
- the LOC119358719 gene encoding outer envelope pore protein 16-1, chloroplastic-like has translation MAPPQAPPSDLSSSPATPWRRAAVCCRPRSPSPGGATAVHVVIVIVLQLMKMCKEGAYWGAVAGVYVGMEYGVERVRGVYDWMRQLKGEVDIFSRADGSALFEMGNTRVIAAVYSP, from the exons atggcgccgccgcaggcCCCTCC GTCGGATCTGTCGAGTTCTCCCGCTACACCCTGGCGCCGAGCCGCCGTCTGCTGCCGCCCGAGGTCACCATCACCGGGAGGAGCGACGGCAGTCCACGTCGTCATTGTCATCGTCCTTCAG CTGATGAAAATGTGCAAGGAGGGCGCATATTGGG GTGCTGTTGCTGGAGTGTATGTAGGCATGGAGTATGGAGTGGAAAGGGTTCGCGGAGTGTATGACTGG ATGCGGCAGCTCAAGGGCGAGGTCGACATCTTCTCCAGGGCCGACGGGTCGGCGCTGTTCGAGATGGGCAACACCAGGGTCATCGCCGCCGTCTACAGCCCCTGA